A single genomic interval of Ornithinimicrobium humiphilum harbors:
- a CDS encoding metallophosphoesterase family protein, translating to MATRDSRRRVPVPPPAVLTGLRRGVVLMLLTAVAFLGGVATTQLWPVTTETDYFTADVSVTPRLDSTVELPTVVGDVIITFEGRLPAPGLTAQVGVREEVTDLLRSGRLDAAALQPDQQELRAAIDHGVREVGWKFATGALVTSVLVLLTYAVARPHHLLRVVGAATTATAVALAGPGAAAYFTYRVDNVAEYRATSLLSLVQTNTRLLDNLASNASHGAVYVTNLLALSDALREEFTPGTVDVPVAARFLLVSDLHGMNQFPLMRQIVASERIDAVIDSGDLLNFGQPREGDLTGMYAGIESLGVPYIFVRGNHDAVSATDEAVLRRLAQIPNVLLLEPTDGELVRVDVNGVSISGFNDARFYNQRDADFAGEQAALAERFRELTEGNEPTDLVVAHQPYAAERVEAAGATVNGHMHAPDVSRGHIQVGSFTGGGLVNQFRLPPLTEEAQQAAEEDPDTAGELQGHPYSFDVLSFGEDCSIVSLVRYSYRNLVSGRPQYDDVRLVNGRTIQPDPPQERTCGPSLGVLTSSLRPVVTTDEAVRTDDATQTVTIPTPAGDAPTLTRDDAATTSSAP from the coding sequence ATGGCCACCCGTGACAGCCGACGACGTGTGCCCGTGCCGCCGCCCGCCGTGCTCACGGGGCTGCGTCGCGGGGTCGTCCTGATGCTCCTGACCGCCGTCGCCTTCCTCGGCGGCGTGGCCACCACCCAGCTGTGGCCCGTGACCACCGAGACCGACTACTTCACCGCCGACGTCTCGGTGACGCCGCGCCTGGACTCCACCGTCGAGCTCCCGACGGTCGTCGGCGACGTCATCATCACCTTCGAGGGGCGGCTGCCCGCACCGGGCCTCACCGCCCAGGTCGGGGTCCGCGAGGAGGTCACCGACCTGCTCCGCAGCGGCCGCCTCGACGCCGCCGCGCTGCAGCCCGACCAGCAGGAGCTGCGCGCGGCGATCGACCACGGGGTCCGGGAGGTCGGGTGGAAGTTCGCCACCGGCGCCCTGGTCACCTCGGTCCTCGTCCTCCTCACGTATGCCGTGGCGCGCCCGCACCACCTGCTCCGCGTCGTCGGGGCGGCCACCACCGCGACCGCGGTCGCCCTCGCCGGGCCGGGCGCCGCGGCCTACTTCACCTACCGCGTCGACAACGTCGCGGAGTACCGCGCGACGTCGCTGCTGTCGCTGGTGCAGACCAACACCCGGCTGCTCGACAACCTGGCCAGCAACGCGTCGCACGGGGCGGTCTACGTCACCAACCTGCTGGCGCTCTCCGACGCGCTGCGCGAGGAGTTCACCCCCGGCACGGTCGACGTGCCCGTCGCCGCCCGTTTCCTGCTCGTCAGCGACCTGCACGGGATGAACCAGTTCCCGCTCATGCGGCAGATCGTCGCCAGCGAGCGCATCGACGCCGTCATCGACTCCGGCGACCTGCTCAACTTCGGCCAGCCGCGCGAGGGCGATCTCACCGGCATGTACGCCGGGATCGAGAGCCTCGGGGTGCCCTACATCTTCGTGCGCGGCAACCACGACGCCGTCTCCGCGACCGACGAGGCGGTGCTGCGCCGCCTCGCCCAGATCCCCAACGTGCTGCTCCTCGAGCCGACGGACGGCGAGCTGGTGCGGGTGGACGTCAACGGGGTCTCGATCAGCGGCTTCAACGACGCCCGCTTCTACAACCAGCGCGACGCCGACTTCGCGGGCGAGCAGGCCGCGCTGGCCGAGCGCTTCCGCGAGCTCACCGAGGGCAACGAGCCGACCGACCTCGTCGTCGCGCACCAGCCCTACGCCGCCGAGCGGGTCGAGGCCGCCGGGGCGACGGTCAACGGTCACATGCACGCCCCCGACGTGTCGCGCGGCCACATCCAGGTGGGGTCCTTCACCGGAGGCGGCCTGGTCAACCAGTTCCGCCTGCCGCCCCTCACCGAGGAGGCGCAGCAGGCCGCCGAGGAGGACCCGGACACCGCCGGTGAGCTCCAGGGCCATCCCTACAGCTTCGACGTGCTGAGCTTCGGCGAGGACTGCTCGATCGTCAGCCTCGTCCGCTACAGCTATCGCAACCTCGTCTCGGGGCGGCCGCAGTACGACGACGTCCGTCTCGTCAACGGGCGCACCATCCAGCCCGACCCGCCGCAGGAGCGCACCTGCGGCCCCTCGCTCGGGGTGCTGACCTCGTCGCTGCGCCCGGTCGTGACGACGGACGAGGCGGTCCGCACCGACGACGCCACCCAGACCGTGACGATCCCGACCCCGGCCGGGGACGCCCCGACGCTGACCCGCGACGACGCGGCGACCACCTCGTCCGCACCCTGA
- a CDS encoding DsbA family protein, translating into MIEQPAPTPPPPADDSRVASIAWAVAVIVVALVVALIAWLALGQDRSGQQAAPAAPSVPVQEQQVEPQQPAQPEAQEPSPEVAALLLELQRRDPADTMAVGRVDAPVVMIEYLDYRCPYCARFALEVRPGLQELVDEGVLRIEYRDLVLFDEPSRQAAVATRAAAAQDRLAPYQEAVFGLSREGHGEVDRQVLLDLAEQVGVPDLAAFEAALDDPELAAAVDADTAEARSLGLSSTPTFIVNTRVVQGVQPADYFERLVAQERDRGLVSG; encoded by the coding sequence GTGATCGAGCAGCCCGCGCCCACCCCGCCCCCGCCGGCCGACGACAGCCGCGTCGCCTCGATCGCCTGGGCGGTCGCGGTCATCGTCGTGGCGCTCGTGGTCGCGCTCATCGCGTGGCTGGCGCTCGGTCAGGACCGCTCCGGGCAGCAGGCCGCGCCCGCTGCCCCGAGCGTCCCCGTGCAGGAGCAGCAGGTCGAGCCGCAGCAGCCGGCGCAGCCCGAGGCGCAGGAGCCGTCCCCCGAGGTCGCCGCCCTGCTGCTGGAGCTGCAGCGGCGCGACCCCGCGGACACCATGGCGGTCGGCCGCGTCGACGCCCCGGTCGTGATGATCGAGTACCTCGACTACCGCTGCCCCTACTGCGCGCGCTTCGCCCTGGAGGTCCGCCCCGGCCTGCAGGAGCTCGTCGACGAGGGCGTGCTGCGCATCGAGTACCGCGACCTGGTGCTCTTCGACGAGCCCTCCCGGCAGGCCGCCGTCGCGACGCGTGCGGCCGCGGCGCAGGACCGGCTCGCGCCCTACCAGGAGGCCGTCTTCGGGCTCTCGCGGGAGGGGCACGGCGAGGTGGACCGGCAGGTGCTGCTGGACCTCGCGGAGCAGGTGGGGGTCCCGGACCTGGCCGCCTTCGAGGCCGCGCTGGACGATCCGGAGCTGGCCGCCGCCGTCGACGCCGACACCGCCGAGGCGCGGTCGCTCGGGCTGTCCTCGACGCCGACCTTCATCGTCAACACGAGGGTGGTCCAGGGCGTGCAGCCGGCGGACTACTTCGAGCGGCTCGTCGCGCAGGAGCGTGACCGGGGGCTCGTCTCGGGCTGA
- the thpR gene encoding RNA 2',3'-cyclic phosphodiesterase: MRAFVAVELPEDVVTAVEDFLEPRREGVASRREWRWTRREHLHLTLAFLPDLEEWREEELVEEGQRYAARHRPLDLRLAGAGAFPSPGSARVLWAGVDEGEPGTLATWAAGLRAVASHAGVRVDGTRFTPHVTLARAVGRPHPAGHLLQALDTLHTPSWRVDDLALVASHLGQGPRGTPRYEVRHRWTVGAAGTPA; this comes from the coding sequence ATGCGAGCCTTCGTCGCCGTCGAGCTGCCCGAGGACGTCGTCACGGCCGTCGAGGACTTCCTCGAGCCGCGTCGCGAGGGCGTCGCGTCCCGGCGCGAGTGGCGCTGGACCCGCCGCGAGCACCTGCACCTGACGCTGGCCTTCCTGCCCGACCTGGAGGAGTGGCGCGAGGAGGAGCTCGTCGAGGAAGGCCAGCGGTATGCCGCGCGCCACCGCCCCCTCGACCTGCGCCTGGCCGGAGCGGGCGCCTTCCCGTCGCCGGGCTCGGCCCGGGTCCTCTGGGCCGGCGTCGACGAGGGGGAGCCGGGGACCCTGGCGACGTGGGCCGCGGGGCTGCGCGCCGTGGCCAGCCACGCGGGTGTGCGGGTCGACGGCACCCGCTTCACGCCGCACGTCACGCTCGCCCGGGCCGTCGGCCGGCCGCACCCGGCGGGGCACCTGCTCCAGGCGCTCGACACGCTGCACACCCCGTCCTGGCGGGTGGACGATCTCGCCCTCGTGGCGTCCCACCTGGGGCAGGGACCGCGGGGCACGCCGCGCTACGAGGTCCGCCACCGCTGGACCGTGGGGGCGGCGGGGACGCCGGCCTGA
- a CDS encoding superoxide dismutase family protein, which translates to MVSLKGGVVATLVALTVVPAAAAAASTVVDHGRGPTVVHDTAYASARTQVHAWSRDGYTQVRLMVSGLPAHRTFGAHVHTGRCGTDPLASGGHYQHGTDAATPLGEREIWLDVTTDAKGKGITTTVVPWTVHAGAAGSVVLHADPTNPVTGAAGARLVCTTVDLGGGAKGGHAGH; encoded by the coding sequence ATGGTCAGTCTCAAGGGCGGCGTCGTGGCGACGCTGGTGGCGCTCACCGTGGTCCCCGCCGCGGCGGCCGCGGCGAGCACCGTGGTCGACCACGGTCGCGGTCCGACGGTCGTGCACGACACGGCCTACGCGTCCGCCAGGACGCAGGTGCACGCGTGGTCCCGGGACGGATACACGCAGGTGCGCCTCATGGTCAGCGGGCTGCCCGCCCACCGCACCTTCGGCGCCCACGTGCACACGGGCCGGTGCGGCACCGACCCGCTCGCCTCGGGCGGGCACTACCAGCACGGCACCGACGCCGCCACGCCGCTCGGCGAGCGCGAGATCTGGCTCGACGTGACCACGGACGCCAAGGGCAAGGGCATCACGACCACCGTCGTGCCGTGGACCGTCCACGCGGGCGCCGCCGGCTCGGTGGTGCTCCACGCCGACCCGACGAACCCCGTGACCGGCGCGGCAGGGGCGCGCCTGGTCTGCACCACCGTCGACCTCGGCGGCGGGGCGAAGGGCGGCCACGCCGGGCACTGA
- a CDS encoding carbamate kinase, whose amino-acid sequence MRIVVALGGNALLQRGQVPDADAQVVNIRRAMHALAPLTDDHEVVITHGNGPQVGILAMESAADARLSEPYPFDALGAMTQGLIGYWILQALGNERPYRQLAAVLNQTLVDADDPAFAEPTKFVGEVYDEATARELAQRHGWQVRRDGDHWRRVVPSPRPREIIETRLIDQLLDDSVIVVCAGGGGVPVVRTPTGDLQGVEAVIDKDLSAALLAHRLRADRLLVLTDVPAVMEDFGTDRARPIRRTTPGALRALDLPAGSMGPKVEAVCRFVEVGGHQQRVAAAIGNLEEAVALVDGEAGTWVTAEGA is encoded by the coding sequence ATGAGGATCGTCGTCGCGCTCGGGGGCAACGCCCTCCTGCAGCGCGGTCAGGTGCCGGACGCCGACGCGCAGGTGGTCAACATCCGGCGCGCCATGCACGCGCTGGCGCCGCTGACCGACGACCACGAGGTCGTGATCACCCACGGCAACGGCCCGCAGGTGGGCATCCTGGCGATGGAGAGCGCGGCCGACGCCCGGCTCAGCGAGCCCTACCCCTTCGACGCGCTGGGGGCGATGACCCAGGGGCTCATCGGCTACTGGATCCTGCAGGCGCTCGGCAACGAGCGGCCCTATCGCCAGCTCGCGGCCGTGCTCAACCAGACCCTCGTCGACGCCGACGACCCGGCCTTCGCCGAGCCGACGAAGTTCGTCGGCGAGGTCTACGACGAGGCGACCGCGCGCGAGCTGGCGCAGCGCCACGGCTGGCAGGTGCGCCGGGACGGCGACCACTGGCGGCGCGTGGTCCCCTCCCCGCGGCCGCGGGAGATCATCGAGACCAGGCTCATCGACCAGCTGCTCGACGACTCGGTCATCGTCGTCTGCGCCGGCGGCGGCGGGGTGCCGGTCGTGCGGACCCCGACCGGCGACCTCCAGGGCGTCGAGGCGGTCATCGACAAGGACCTCTCGGCGGCGCTGCTGGCCCACCGGCTCCGCGCCGACCGGCTGCTCGTGCTCACCGACGTGCCGGCCGTGATGGAGGACTTCGGCACCGACCGGGCGCGGCCGATCCGGCGCACGACGCCCGGGGCGCTGCGCGCGCTCGACCTGCCCGCCGGGTCGATGGGGCCCAAGGTCGAGGCGGTCTGCCGGTTCGTCGAGGTCGGCGGGCACCAGCAGCGCGTCGCCGCCGCGATCGGCAACCTCGAGGAGGCCGTGGCGCTCGTCGACGGCGAGGCCGGCACCTGGGTCACCGCCGAGGGCGCCTGA
- a CDS encoding YciI family protein — protein MAIYAVQYTYSEDTDALDEHRPAHRAFLSGLAEDGVVLVSGPMARQADGPAAALLLLSGDSEEAVLELLREDPFQQLGLVQQVGIHRWDPVIGAGWLLEGLSGLR, from the coding sequence ATGGCCATCTACGCCGTCCAGTACACCTACTCCGAGGACACCGACGCCCTCGACGAGCACCGCCCGGCCCACCGGGCGTTCCTGTCCGGCCTGGCCGAGGACGGCGTCGTCCTCGTCTCCGGGCCCATGGCGCGGCAGGCCGACGGCCCCGCCGCGGCCCTCCTCCTGCTCTCCGGCGACTCCGAGGAGGCCGTGCTCGAGCTGCTCCGCGAGGACCCCTTCCAGCAGCTCGGACTGGTCCAGCAGGTCGGCATCCACCGGTGGGACCCCGTCATCGGTGCCGGCTGGCTGCTCGAGGGGCTGTCGGGCCTGCGCTGA
- a CDS encoding cold-shock protein — protein sequence MATGTVKWFNSEKGFGFIEQDGGGADVFVHYSAIDSSGYRELQEGQKVEFDVTQGPKGPQADKVRAL from the coding sequence GTGGCTACAGGCACCGTGAAGTGGTTCAACTCCGAGAAGGGCTTCGGCTTCATCGAGCAGGATGGCGGAGGCGCTGACGTCTTCGTCCACTACTCGGCGATCGACAGCTCCGGTTACCGTGAGCTCCAGGAGGGCCAGAAGGTGGAGTTCGACGTCACCCAGGGCCCCAAGGGTCCGCAGGCTGACAAGGTCCGCGCTCTCTGA
- a CDS encoding trans-sulfuration enzyme family protein, which produces MASPLRHGDDGLRPATRAVALGRPQPVPGAPVNPPVHLTSTYVADGEVNYARVSNPTWEALEEVLGSLESGTALTFASGMAAVAAVVGQVPVGGVVVRPRHVYNGTTGLLAERAAAGALTVRTVEAEDTEGIVRACEGADLLLLESPSNPMMELTDVVGVVRRLRERLGERRPVVACDNTFATPVAQQPLRWGADLVVHSATKYLAGHSDTLLGAVVVSPDRPDLLERVRTYRTLHGAIPGPMEAWLVLRGVRTLHVRLERASATAELLVDRLEGHPAVERVRYPGFGAMVSIEVAGGADEAEAVCSAVRVWSHSTSLGGVESQIERRRRHPLEVDTVPENLLRLSVGVEDPEDLWEDLAQALDQR; this is translated from the coding sequence ATGGCGTCTCCCCTCCGACACGGCGACGACGGCCTCCGGCCGGCGACCCGCGCCGTCGCGCTCGGCCGGCCGCAGCCGGTCCCCGGCGCGCCCGTCAACCCCCCGGTGCACCTGACCTCGACCTACGTCGCCGACGGCGAGGTCAACTACGCGCGGGTGTCCAACCCGACCTGGGAGGCCCTGGAGGAGGTGCTCGGCTCGCTGGAGTCGGGCACCGCGCTGACCTTCGCCTCCGGCATGGCGGCGGTCGCGGCCGTCGTCGGCCAGGTGCCGGTCGGTGGCGTCGTGGTGCGGCCGCGGCACGTCTACAACGGCACCACCGGGCTGCTCGCCGAGCGCGCCGCCGCGGGGGCGCTGACCGTCCGCACCGTCGAGGCGGAGGACACCGAGGGCATCGTGCGCGCCTGCGAGGGCGCCGACCTGCTGCTGCTGGAGTCCCCGAGCAACCCGATGATGGAGCTCACCGACGTCGTGGGGGTGGTGCGCCGCCTGCGCGAACGCCTGGGGGAGCGGCGGCCGGTCGTCGCCTGCGACAACACCTTCGCCACCCCGGTCGCCCAGCAGCCGCTGCGCTGGGGCGCCGACCTGGTCGTGCACTCGGCCACGAAGTATCTCGCCGGGCACTCCGACACCCTCCTCGGCGCCGTCGTCGTCTCGCCCGACCGGCCCGACCTGCTGGAGCGGGTGCGCACCTACCGGACGCTGCACGGCGCCATCCCCGGTCCCATGGAGGCGTGGCTGGTGCTGCGCGGCGTGCGCACCCTGCACGTGCGTCTGGAGCGGGCGAGCGCGACGGCCGAGCTGCTCGTCGACCGGCTCGAGGGCCACCCTGCGGTCGAGCGGGTCCGCTATCCCGGCTTCGGGGCGATGGTCTCCATCGAGGTCGCCGGCGGCGCGGACGAGGCCGAGGCGGTCTGCTCGGCGGTGCGCGTGTGGTCGCACTCCACGAGCCTGGGAGGCGTCGAGTCGCAGATCGAGCGTCGGCGCCGGCACCCGCTCGAGGTCGACACGGTGCCGGAGAACCTGCTGCGGCTCTCGGTCGGGGTCGAGGATCCCGAGGACCTGTGGGAGGACCTGGCGCAGGCGCTCGACCAGCGCTGA
- the putP gene encoding sodium/proline symporter PutP — translation MSDSAFQLTAIVIYLLGMLAIGYAAFRRTSDLDDYMLAGRGLPPGVAALSAGASDMSGWLLMGLPGAIYVSGLFESWIAIGLVIGAWLNWKFVAPRLRAYSEVASNAITIPSYFEKRLRDRSHVLRIAAGVIVLVFFTFYVSSGMVAAGKFFDSSFGWPYMTGLLVVSGVTLLYTMFGGFLGASWTDVVQGLLMFAALITVPIVALFVVGGPGEAVDSMRAVNPDALNLFAGAGDTNALLFGLGIFSTAAWGLGYFGQPHIIVRFMALRSAADAKAGRRIGISWMILTCLGAISTALLGIGYFANDPARDLGDPETVFLVLSQIFFHPLVAGFVLAAVLAAIMSTMSSQLVVCSSALVEDLYNLLGRRSAPRTEVMLGRLGVLVVALIAFLLALNPDSSILELVAFAWAGFGGAFGPIVLLSLYWRRLTAKGAIAGMVTGAVVVFVWGNVDALSSRMYEIVPGFLLNLLVAVVVSKMTAQDDPEIQAEFDAMERQVRTDKVLEEQEA, via the coding sequence ATGAGCGACAGCGCGTTCCAGCTCACCGCCATCGTCATCTACCTGCTCGGGATGCTGGCCATCGGCTACGCCGCCTTCCGACGCACCTCCGACCTCGACGACTACATGCTGGCGGGCCGCGGCCTGCCGCCGGGCGTCGCCGCCCTCTCGGCCGGCGCCTCCGACATGTCCGGCTGGCTGCTCATGGGCCTGCCCGGCGCGATCTACGTCTCGGGCCTCTTCGAGTCCTGGATCGCCATCGGCCTCGTCATCGGCGCCTGGCTCAACTGGAAGTTCGTCGCGCCCCGGCTGCGCGCCTACTCCGAGGTGGCGTCCAACGCCATCACGATCCCGAGCTACTTCGAGAAGCGCCTGCGCGACCGCTCGCACGTCCTGCGCATCGCCGCCGGCGTCATCGTGCTCGTGTTCTTCACCTTCTACGTCTCCTCCGGCATGGTCGCCGCGGGCAAGTTCTTCGACTCCTCCTTCGGCTGGCCCTACATGACGGGGCTGCTCGTGGTCTCCGGCGTGACGCTGCTCTACACGATGTTCGGCGGCTTCCTCGGCGCGAGCTGGACCGACGTCGTCCAGGGCCTGCTCATGTTCGCCGCCCTGATCACGGTGCCGATCGTGGCGCTCTTCGTGGTGGGCGGTCCGGGCGAGGCCGTCGACTCGATGCGCGCGGTCAACCCCGACGCGCTCAACCTCTTCGCCGGAGCGGGCGACACCAACGCCCTCCTCTTCGGCCTCGGCATCTTCTCCACCGCCGCCTGGGGGCTGGGCTACTTCGGCCAGCCGCACATCATCGTGCGCTTCATGGCGCTGCGCAGCGCCGCGGACGCGAAGGCCGGCCGACGCATCGGCATCAGCTGGATGATCCTCACCTGCCTCGGCGCCATCAGCACCGCGCTGCTCGGCATCGGCTACTTCGCCAACGACCCGGCGCGTGACCTGGGCGACCCGGAGACGGTCTTCCTCGTCCTCAGCCAGATCTTCTTCCACCCGCTGGTCGCCGGCTTCGTGCTGGCGGCGGTGCTCGCGGCGATCATGTCGACGATGTCGTCCCAGCTCGTGGTCTGCTCCTCCGCGCTCGTCGAGGACCTCTACAACCTGCTCGGCCGTCGGTCGGCGCCGCGCACCGAGGTCATGCTGGGCCGCCTCGGCGTGCTCGTCGTGGCCCTCATCGCCTTCCTCCTGGCGCTCAACCCCGACTCCTCGATCCTGGAGCTCGTGGCCTTCGCGTGGGCCGGCTTCGGCGGCGCGTTCGGCCCGATCGTGCTGCTCTCGCTCTACTGGCGACGGCTCACGGCCAAGGGCGCGATCGCCGGCATGGTCACCGGTGCGGTCGTGGTCTTCGTCTGGGGCAACGTCGACGCCCTGAGCAGTCGCATGTACGAGATCGTCCCCGGCTTCCTCCTCAACCTGCTCGTCGCCGTCGTGGTCTCCAAGATGACCGCGCAGGACGACCCGGAGATCCAGGCGGAGTTCGACGCCATGGAGCGTCAGGTGCGCACCGACAAGGTGCTGGAGGAGCAGGAGGCCTGA
- a CDS encoding CGNR zinc finger domain-containing protein — translation MHFAHDTELALQGAADLVNTLSSDGDTLVTQDQLDDFVARWGWSGTIRHDDVELAEVRALRPVFRQMWELEEEGVVDLVNRMLADSHALPRLVRHDDWDWHLHATSDDAPLATRMTVEFAMAMVDLVRAGELGRLGTCGADDCDDVLVDLTRNRSRRFCSTTCGNRIAAAAYRERQAAADA, via the coding sequence ATGCATTTTGCCCATGACACCGAACTCGCCCTGCAGGGCGCCGCCGACCTGGTCAACACCCTCTCCAGCGACGGGGACACCCTCGTCACCCAGGACCAGCTCGACGACTTCGTGGCCCGCTGGGGCTGGAGCGGCACGATCCGGCACGACGACGTCGAGCTGGCGGAGGTGCGCGCGCTGCGCCCGGTCTTCCGGCAGATGTGGGAGCTCGAGGAGGAGGGCGTGGTCGACCTGGTCAACCGGATGCTCGCCGACAGCCACGCGCTGCCCCGCCTGGTCCGCCACGACGACTGGGACTGGCACCTGCACGCCACCTCCGACGACGCCCCGCTGGCGACCCGCATGACCGTGGAGTTCGCGATGGCCATGGTCGACCTCGTCCGCGCGGGCGAGCTCGGCCGCCTCGGCACCTGCGGCGCCGACGACTGCGACGACGTCCTCGTCGACCTCACCCGCAACCGGTCGCGCCGCTTCTGCAGCACGACCTGCGGCAACCGGATCGCCGCCGCCGCCTACCGCGAGCGGCAGGCCGCCGCCGACGCCTGA
- a CDS encoding EamA family transporter has product MTATSARRAPSTPTPVARRQRSPRAVMVIGLLLALISAFTFGSSGAVAKSVFATGWSPAATVTTRMALGALILSVPAALAMRGRWHLLRRGRTWLHVGLFGVFAVAGAQLFYFLAVSHLSVGVALMLEYLGPILVVGWLWLVHGQRPRRLTLIGGVIAMAGLLLILDVLGDVQVSTIGVIFGMCAAVGLAVFFILAADESNGLPPITFSALGMAVGTVVVSLAGVVGIVPFHASTADTSVAGIAVAWWVPVLWLGAVAAAFAYATGIMATRMLQAKVASFVGLVEVLFAVLWAWALLGEMPAPVQLLGGLLILAGVVAVKLDEPSPAPVVELEATEAPAGEVAVATASADATPEPA; this is encoded by the coding sequence ATGACTGCGACCTCGGCCCGTCGTGCACCTTCCACCCCCACCCCCGTGGCCCGACGACAGCGCTCGCCGCGCGCGGTGATGGTCATCGGCCTCCTGCTGGCGCTCATCTCGGCGTTCACCTTCGGCAGCTCAGGGGCCGTGGCCAAGAGCGTCTTCGCCACCGGCTGGTCGCCGGCCGCGACCGTGACGACCCGCATGGCGCTGGGCGCGCTCATCCTGTCGGTGCCCGCCGCGCTGGCGATGCGCGGCCGCTGGCACCTGCTGCGACGGGGGCGCACCTGGCTGCACGTGGGGCTGTTCGGCGTCTTCGCCGTCGCGGGCGCCCAGCTCTTCTACTTCCTCGCGGTCAGCCACCTCTCGGTCGGCGTCGCGCTGATGCTGGAGTACCTCGGTCCGATCCTGGTCGTCGGCTGGCTCTGGCTGGTCCACGGGCAGCGTCCGCGCCGCCTGACCCTTATCGGCGGCGTCATCGCGATGGCCGGGCTGCTGCTCATCCTCGACGTCCTCGGCGACGTGCAGGTGAGCACGATCGGCGTGATCTTCGGCATGTGCGCCGCGGTCGGTCTGGCGGTCTTCTTCATCCTCGCCGCCGACGAGAGCAACGGCCTGCCGCCCATCACCTTCTCGGCGCTGGGCATGGCCGTCGGCACCGTCGTCGTGAGCCTCGCCGGCGTGGTCGGCATCGTGCCCTTCCACGCCAGCACCGCCGACACCTCCGTCGCCGGCATCGCGGTGGCCTGGTGGGTGCCGGTGCTGTGGCTCGGTGCCGTCGCGGCCGCCTTCGCCTACGCCACCGGCATCATGGCCACCCGCATGCTGCAGGCCAAGGTCGCCTCCTTCGTCGGCCTCGTCGAGGTGCTCTTCGCCGTCCTCTGGGCCTGGGCCCTGCTCGGCGAGATGCCGGCCCCGGTCCAGCTGCTCGGCGGCCTGCTCATCCTCGCCGGCGTCGTGGCGGTCAAGCTCGACGAGCCGTCGCCGGCTCCCGTGGTCGAGCTCGAGGCCACCGAGGCGCCCGCCGGCGAGGTGGCCGTGGCCACCGCTTCGGCGGACGCCACGCCCGAGCCGGCCTGA